The DNA segment AAGACCCGAAAGGCCTCGGACTGCTGAGTTATACCTACCTGATGGGCATTACCCAGACTTGGCTGTTTTCACCAAAGCTGTTTTCTTTAAAGGAAGAAACGCCGTTTTTTCAACGGCGATTCTGGGCATTGCTGGGCAGGAAATAACGATCAGAACATCTTCAGGTAGCGGTCTACTTCCCAGGACGACACATGGTTCTGGTAACTCTCCCACTCCCCTTTCTTGTACTCGATAAAGCTGTTGAACATGGCTTCGCCGAAGACTTCTTTCGCCAGCGGATCTGCTGCGAATGCCTCCACGGCCTCTCCCAGATTCCTTGGCAGATACTCGATGCCCTGCGCTGCAATTTCTGCGTCGCTGTAGTTGTACATGTTCTCGTGGTGAGGATCGCCGGCATCGAGGCCCTCGCGGATACCTTCCAGGCCCGCCGCCAGGATGAGGGCACTTCCGAGGTAGGGGTTGCAGGCGATATCCGCTGCACGGCACTCAATGCGGCCACCCATGCTGGGAATACGGATCATGTTGGTACGGTTGTTGGGGCCGTAGCACATGAACACCGGTGCCCAGGTCGAGCCCGACATGCTTCCCTGGCGCACCAGGCGCTTGTAGCTGTTGACCGTGGGGGCGATGACGGCGGTGATTGCGGCGCCGTGCTTCAGCACGCCGGCGATAAAGTGGTAGGCGATTTTGCTGATACCACAGTTATGCAGGTCGTCATTCTTGGGTTCGAACAGGTTCTCGCCGGTTTTGATGTCGGCCAGCGACATATTGTAGTGAGCACCGCTGCCAGTCCGGTCGGCGAAGGGTTTGGGCATGAAGCTCGCGAAGGCGCCGTGTTTGCGGGCGATTTCGTTGGCCATCATGCGGAAGAACACCAGGCGATCGGCCATGGTCAGGCCATCAGCGTACTTGAAGTCGGTTTCGAACTGGCCGTTGGCGTCTTCATGGTCGAACGAATACACATCCCAGCCCAACTCGTTCATGGCGTCCACCAGCTCGTCCAGAATGGGCAGGTTATCCATCAGAGTGCGCGGGTCGTAGCAGGGCTTGCCAAGGTTGTCGCGATCACTCAACGGAGCAAAGCCGCCGCCCTCGGTGTCCCGGAACAGGAAAAACTCGGTTTCGATACCCAGATTGAAGCGGTAGCCCATATCTTCGGCGACACTTAACTGGCGCCGGAAAATATTGCGCGAGCAGGCTTCAAACGGCTCGCCATTGAGGTAAAGATTTCCGGGAAACCAGGCCAGCTTCCGGTTCCAGGGGCAAATGGCGAGGCCCTCTGCATCCGGCATGGCGGCCACTTCGTCGTCAGAGATGTCCTGGGGAACACCATCCAGAGCGGCACCGGTATAAAGCTCGGAGCCTTTCATCATTTGGCCAAGATGGGCCACAGGCACAAACTTGCCCTTGGTAATGCCATGGATGTCCACGTAACTGGCAATGGCGTATTTGACGCCCGCATCCGCCAGCTTCTTCTTAAGGGCCTGGGTATTGATCAGGTCATTCATGGTATTTCCTCTCTTCAGCCCGGCAAGGCGAGCCGTCGGTTTATGTTCTGGCATGTTTCTTTCTTGATTTTAACCATTCAATATACATGCCATAGTGTATGTAAAAAAAGAAATCCAAGTTGAACAGGCCGCAAAACGCCCCGAGGGAGAGAACTAAAATGACTGTAAAGCAATGGCTTACAGAGGATTTTGAGGCGGGCGACTTACCCCTTTACTGTGGTGAAACGCTGCGCTCGGCACGCCTCCACTATCACCAGATTGGGGAGCTGAATGCACCAAAAGACAACCTGATACTGCTGCCCACGTACTACGGTGGTGCAGCCACCGGCAACCATCCCTGGGTTGGCCGCAACAGCCCCCTTGATCCGGATGAATACTGCATAGTGATTCCTTCACTGCTTGGCGCCGGTGAGTCTTCGTCTCCGTCAAACACACCCGGAGAACAGGCAGGCCCGGGCTTTCCGACAGTCAGTCTCTACGACAATGTGATGTTGCAGAAACGGCTGGTGGACGAGGTATTTGGCGGCGCCAGTATTGCCTTGGTGATGGGCTGGTCTATGGGCGGAATGCAGGCGCTTCAGTGGGGTTGCCTGTTTCCGCAGCAGGTACGCTCCGTGCTGGCCACCTGTTGTACCGCACGCTGTTACCCCCACAATCAGGTCTTTCTGGAGGGCGTCAAAGCCGCCCTGACCTGTGACCAAAACTTTCAGGGTGGCCACTACCAGAATCCACCTGAGCACGGGCTCAAGGCCTTTGGCCGAGTGTACGCTGGCTGGGCCTATTCCCAGGCCTTCTTCCGCCATGAACTCTGGCGAAGCCTCGGGTTCAATTCCATTGAAGCTCTGCTGCAATTCTGGGAACAGGACCACCTGACTCAGGACGCCAACAATCTGCTGACTGTTCTGGACACCTGGCAACGGGGCAATATCAGTGACAATCCGGTGTTTAAGGGCAATTACAACTCAGCCCTTAACGCGATCACCATGCCCACGCGGGTGATGCCGAGTACCACAGATCTCTATTTCACCGCCGAGGATGCCAGGCAGGATGCCCATCAAATGCCGGGGGCCGCGTTTGACGCACTAACTTCTGACTGGGGACATATTGCCGGTGGTGCCGGGCGAGAACCACAGAGCCACCAGAAAATTCTGGCGGCGGCCCAATCTCTGTTGCCGGAAATAGAGCCATGACAGTGCAGCTGAACGCACAATGCACAAAAATAGAGCAAGCCTCTATCCATCATTTACACCAGGCCGCACCGAATATACCGTTTTCACGAAGCTGGCACGCCATCTGCAACAATTCGGGTAGATGGTTTTGATAAACCTGATCCGTTGACAGCATCGTTCACAGCGCCCTTCACGAAAGGGCAAGCCACGCTTCGAAACAGACGGATACAATGGGTGACTAGGGTTCCGGTCCGGGCGAATCTGCAACAGCAGCCCGGATGGCTGGTCCGAGAGTTACCGACCTCTGGGAGGTTACACGGCGGGACAAAAGCCCGGGAGACTGAATCGCAAGTGATGCTGTTACCCGCGATGATTGTGCCGTGTTGTCTAACCAGAGGAGAAAACGTATGCGACTGATCAACCGCCACC comes from the Marinobacter psychrophilus genome and includes:
- the glnT gene encoding type III glutamate--ammonia ligase, whose translation is MNDLINTQALKKKLADAGVKYAIASYVDIHGITKGKFVPVAHLGQMMKGSELYTGAALDGVPQDISDDEVAAMPDAEGLAICPWNRKLAWFPGNLYLNGEPFEACSRNIFRRQLSVAEDMGYRFNLGIETEFFLFRDTEGGGFAPLSDRDNLGKPCYDPRTLMDNLPILDELVDAMNELGWDVYSFDHEDANGQFETDFKYADGLTMADRLVFFRMMANEIARKHGAFASFMPKPFADRTGSGAHYNMSLADIKTGENLFEPKNDDLHNCGISKIAYHFIAGVLKHGAAITAVIAPTVNSYKRLVRQGSMSGSTWAPVFMCYGPNNRTNMIRIPSMGGRIECRAADIACNPYLGSALILAAGLEGIREGLDAGDPHHENMYNYSDAEIAAQGIEYLPRNLGEAVEAFAADPLAKEVFGEAMFNSFIEYKKGEWESYQNHVSSWEVDRYLKMF
- a CDS encoding alpha/beta fold hydrolase, which encodes MTVKQWLTEDFEAGDLPLYCGETLRSARLHYHQIGELNAPKDNLILLPTYYGGAATGNHPWVGRNSPLDPDEYCIVIPSLLGAGESSSPSNTPGEQAGPGFPTVSLYDNVMLQKRLVDEVFGGASIALVMGWSMGGMQALQWGCLFPQQVRSVLATCCTARCYPHNQVFLEGVKAALTCDQNFQGGHYQNPPEHGLKAFGRVYAGWAYSQAFFRHELWRSLGFNSIEALLQFWEQDHLTQDANNLLTVLDTWQRGNISDNPVFKGNYNSALNAITMPTRVMPSTTDLYFTAEDARQDAHQMPGAAFDALTSDWGHIAGGAGREPQSHQKILAAAQSLLPEIEP